A stretch of Shinella zoogloeoides DNA encodes these proteins:
- a CDS encoding SCO family protein, which produces MKTLRLVLWIAVALVAALLGWLTLEMTRTKEQVASGPFGVPFELVAQDGKPITEKAFTGKPSALFFGFTHCPEVCPTTLFELDGWLSKVDPDGSKLQAYFVTVDPERDTPELVGQYVGNVSKRITGISGDPAKVLEMAKGFRVYYRKVPLDEAKPDGDYTMDHTASVYLLDANGRFTGTIAYGENPEVAEQKLANLIKR; this is translated from the coding sequence ATGAAGACCCTGCGCCTCGTACTCTGGATCGCCGTCGCGCTCGTCGCGGCCCTGCTCGGCTGGCTGACGCTGGAAATGACCCGGACCAAGGAACAGGTCGCGAGCGGCCCGTTCGGCGTGCCCTTCGAACTCGTCGCGCAGGACGGCAAGCCGATCACCGAGAAGGCCTTCACCGGCAAGCCCTCCGCCCTCTTCTTCGGCTTCACCCATTGCCCGGAAGTGTGCCCGACGACCCTCTTCGAACTCGACGGCTGGCTTTCCAAGGTCGATCCGGACGGCTCGAAGCTCCAGGCCTATTTCGTGACCGTCGACCCCGAGCGCGACACGCCGGAGCTCGTCGGCCAGTATGTCGGCAATGTCTCCAAGCGCATCACCGGCATTTCCGGCGATCCGGCCAAGGTGCTGGAGATGGCGAAGGGCTTCCGCGTCTATTACCGCAAGGTGCCGCTCGACGAGGCCAAGCCCGACGGCGACTACACGATGGACCATACCGCCTCCGTCTACCTGCTCGATGCGAACGGCCGCTTCACCGGCACCATCGCCTATGGCGAAAATCCCGAGGTCGCGGAGCAGAAGCTCGCCAACCTGATCAAGCGGTAA
- a CDS encoding 50S ribosomal protein L11 methyltransferase has translation MSEIRLYISTTERKADVALSLMTDAFEEEGYAIATMEIDEKNDIWEASVYMFRPDEAEIHQRFAALLENDFPGVEIQREELPDIDWIAKSLEGLKPVRAGRFVVHGSHDRGTPRAGEIGIEIDAGQAFGTGHHGTTAGCLEVIFNVMRARKVKRVLDLGTGSGVLAIAARKLAPVQVLATDIDPVATRVARENVRLNGIASGIALETAPGFHSTAFGRHGPFDLIIANILARPLMRMAPQLAAQLAPNGDVILSGILASQRWKVLAAYNGAGLRHVKTIWREGWVTIHLDNRR, from the coding sequence GTGAGCGAAATCCGCCTCTACATCTCCACCACCGAAAGGAAAGCGGACGTCGCGCTTTCGCTGATGACCGACGCCTTCGAGGAAGAGGGCTACGCCATCGCGACGATGGAGATCGACGAGAAGAACGATATCTGGGAAGCCTCCGTCTACATGTTCCGGCCGGACGAGGCGGAAATCCACCAGCGCTTCGCCGCCCTGCTCGAAAACGATTTCCCCGGCGTCGAGATTCAGCGCGAGGAACTGCCGGACATCGACTGGATCGCCAAGTCGCTGGAAGGCCTGAAGCCCGTGCGGGCCGGCCGCTTCGTCGTGCACGGCTCGCATGACCGGGGCACCCCGCGCGCCGGCGAGATCGGCATCGAGATCGATGCCGGCCAGGCCTTCGGCACCGGCCATCACGGCACGACCGCCGGCTGCCTCGAAGTCATCTTCAACGTGATGCGCGCCCGCAAGGTCAAGCGCGTGCTCGACCTCGGCACAGGCAGCGGCGTGCTCGCCATCGCCGCGCGCAAGCTGGCGCCCGTTCAGGTGCTCGCCACCGACATCGACCCCGTCGCCACCCGCGTCGCCCGTGAGAACGTGCGCCTCAACGGCATCGCCTCGGGCATCGCGCTGGAAACCGCCCCCGGCTTCCACTCCACCGCCTTCGGCCGCCACGGCCCCTTCGACCTCATCATCGCCAATATCCTAGCCCGCCCGCTGATGCGCATGGCCCCGCAGCTTGCCGCCCAGCTCGCCCCGAACGGCGACGTCATCCTGTCGGGCATCCTCGCCTCGCAGCGCTGGAAGGTGCTCGCCGCCTATAACGGCGCGGGCCTGCGCCATGTGAAGACCATCTGGCGCGAGGGCTGGGTGACGATCCACCTCGACAACCGTCGCTGA
- a CDS encoding aminopeptidase P family protein yields MFQSFDVTSTPQFGRERADALRATFDALGIDGFLVPRADEYQGEYVPASAERLSWLTGFTGSAGVALVMRGKAVVFVDGRYVTQLAEQVDGSVYTGGDLVGEPPHLWLQHHAPKGFRLGIDPWLHTGAEVRRLEKALAGLGGALVFLPYNPLDKAWTGRPSEPLGRVAIQAIEHAGELARDKLVTMAEATAKAGADALAVTDPSSIAWIFNIRGSDVPHTPHPLARAIIPASGRPQLFLDKRKTGIEQEAYLTQLADLVPPSQFDEAIAALAAAGKRILIDPDQAPFALAEIVRAKGGTLVEAVDPARLPRACKNKVELEGSARAHLQDGAAMVEFLAWLDGTTPGTVTEIAATKKLEDVRRSVGERQQNPLKDVSFDTIAGAGAHAAIMHYRVTTATDAAIEPGTMFLIDSGAQYINGTTDITRTVAIGAVPEEQKRFFTLVLKGMIAISLARFPKGTRGCDLDPLARISLWKAGADFAHGTGHGVGSYLSVHEGPQRISRLSTQELLAGMILSNEPGYYRPGSFGIRIENLVHVLPAAPVPGGDINMLGFETLTFCPIDRRLVLPALMTDEELDWLNAYHAETREKLLPLLSDDATKAWLEKATASISR; encoded by the coding sequence ATGTTCCAGAGTTTCGACGTCACCTCCACGCCCCAGTTCGGCCGCGAGCGGGCCGACGCCCTGCGCGCCACCTTCGATGCGCTCGGCATCGACGGCTTCCTCGTGCCGCGGGCGGACGAATATCAGGGAGAATACGTGCCGGCCTCCGCCGAGCGTCTTTCCTGGCTGACGGGCTTCACCGGCTCGGCCGGCGTCGCGCTGGTCATGCGCGGCAAGGCCGTGGTCTTCGTCGACGGCCGCTACGTCACGCAGCTTGCTGAACAGGTGGACGGCAGCGTCTATACCGGCGGCGACCTCGTCGGCGAACCGCCGCATCTCTGGCTGCAGCACCACGCACCGAAGGGTTTCCGTCTCGGTATCGACCCGTGGCTGCATACGGGCGCGGAAGTGCGCCGGCTGGAAAAGGCGCTGGCCGGCCTCGGCGGCGCGCTCGTCTTCCTGCCCTATAACCCGCTCGACAAGGCCTGGACGGGCCGCCCGAGCGAGCCGCTCGGTCGTGTCGCCATCCAGGCCATCGAGCATGCCGGCGAACTCGCCAGGGACAAGCTCGTGACGATGGCCGAGGCGACGGCGAAGGCCGGCGCGGATGCGCTCGCCGTCACCGACCCCTCCTCCATCGCGTGGATCTTCAACATCCGCGGCAGCGACGTGCCGCACACGCCCCATCCGCTGGCCCGCGCCATCATTCCGGCAAGCGGCCGCCCGCAGCTCTTCCTAGACAAGCGCAAGACCGGCATCGAGCAGGAAGCCTACCTCACCCAGCTCGCCGACCTCGTGCCCCCCTCGCAGTTCGACGAGGCCATCGCGGCACTGGCGGCCGCAGGCAAGCGCATCCTCATCGATCCCGATCAGGCGCCCTTCGCGCTGGCCGAGATCGTGCGCGCCAAGGGCGGCACGCTGGTGGAGGCCGTCGATCCGGCCCGCCTGCCCCGCGCCTGCAAGAACAAGGTCGAACTCGAAGGCTCCGCCCGCGCCCATCTGCAGGACGGCGCGGCGATGGTCGAATTCCTCGCCTGGCTGGACGGCACCACACCCGGCACGGTGACGGAGATCGCCGCGACAAAGAAGCTGGAGGACGTGCGCCGCAGCGTCGGCGAGCGCCAGCAGAACCCGCTCAAGGACGTTTCCTTCGACACGATCGCCGGCGCCGGCGCCCATGCCGCCATCATGCATTACCGCGTGACGACGGCCACCGATGCCGCAATCGAACCGGGCACGATGTTCCTCATCGATTCCGGCGCACAATATATCAACGGCACGACGGACATCACGCGCACGGTCGCCATCGGCGCGGTGCCGGAGGAGCAGAAGCGCTTCTTCACGCTGGTCCTGAAGGGCATGATCGCCATCAGCCTCGCCCGTTTCCCGAAGGGCACGCGCGGCTGCGATCTCGATCCCCTCGCCCGCATTTCACTCTGGAAGGCCGGCGCGGATTTCGCCCACGGCACCGGCCATGGCGTCGGCTCGTATCTTTCGGTGCATGAGGGTCCGCAGCGCATCTCGCGGCTTTCGACGCAGGAGCTGCTTGCCGGCATGATCCTCTCGAACGAGCCGGGTTACTATCGCCCCGGCAGCTTCGGCATCCGCATCGAAAATCTTGTCCATGTGCTGCCGGCCGCGCCCGTTCCGGGCGGCGACATTAACATGCTCGGCTTCGAGACGCTGACCTTCTGCCCCATCGACCGCCGGCTCGTCCTGCCCGCCCTGATGACGGACGAGGAACTGGACTGGCTCAATGCCTACCACGCGGAAACGCGTGAAAAGCTCCTGCCGCTCCTGTCGGACGACGCGACGAAGGCCTGGCTGGAAAAGGCGACGGCCTCTATCAGCCGATGA
- a CDS encoding AzlD family protein, translated as MDTLFHAQTLLIIAAGAIATYLTRVGGYIFITRMKRIPPRAEAALNAVPAAVLTTLVAPAAVTGGWDVSLTMAVALLAGMRLALLPMLAVGWIVVMILRYFIIG; from the coding sequence ATGGACACGCTGTTTCATGCCCAGACGCTGCTGATCATCGCGGCAGGGGCCATCGCGACCTATCTGACACGCGTCGGCGGCTATATCTTCATCACGCGCATGAAGCGCATTCCGCCGCGCGCCGAAGCGGCGCTGAACGCCGTTCCGGCGGCCGTGCTCACAACGCTGGTGGCTCCGGCCGCCGTGACGGGCGGGTGGGACGTGAGCCTGACGATGGCCGTCGCGCTTCTTGCCGGCATGCGGCTAGCGCTGCTGCCGATGCTGGCGGTCGGCTGGATCGTCGTGATGATCCTGCGTTACTTCATCATCGGCTGA
- a CDS encoding AzlC family ABC transporter permease encodes MTPATKEEIRDAFRRGIAVAIAAAPFAVLFGAVAIDNGLTIAEAALMSATLYAGASQLVGVELFNHNVAPWLVVLSIFAVNFRHVLYSAAIAPHIRHLTFFEKATSLFLLTDPQFAETERRGDAGIRVTYIWSMVLGLSVYVPWLCLTVVGGFLGNLIGDPRSIGIDVLLPIYFMGLVLGFRSRANWLPVVIASGAGSILALHFVGSPWHVSLGALAGIAVAALLPLDAKEAEAPIGDVIEGEA; translated from the coding sequence ATGACCCCCGCCACCAAAGAAGAAATCCGCGACGCCTTCCGGCGCGGCATTGCCGTCGCCATCGCCGCTGCGCCCTTCGCCGTCCTGTTCGGCGCCGTCGCCATCGACAATGGCCTGACGATCGCCGAGGCCGCGCTGATGAGCGCGACGCTCTATGCCGGTGCAAGCCAGCTCGTCGGTGTCGAGCTGTTCAACCACAATGTCGCGCCCTGGCTGGTGGTGCTGTCGATCTTCGCGGTGAATTTCCGCCATGTGCTCTATTCGGCGGCCATCGCGCCGCATATCCGCCATCTCACCTTCTTCGAGAAGGCGACGTCGCTGTTCCTTTTGACCGACCCGCAATTCGCCGAGACCGAGCGGCGGGGCGATGCGGGTATCCGCGTCACCTATATCTGGTCCATGGTGCTCGGCCTTAGCGTCTACGTGCCCTGGCTCTGCCTCACGGTGGTCGGCGGCTTTCTCGGCAACCTGATCGGCGATCCCCGCTCCATCGGCATCGACGTGCTGCTGCCGATCTACTTCATGGGCCTCGTGCTCGGCTTCCGTAGCCGGGCGAACTGGCTGCCGGTGGTGATCGCGTCCGGGGCTGGCTCGATCCTCGCGCTGCATTTCGTCGGCTCGCCCTGGCATGTCAGCCTGGGCGCGCTTGCCGGCATCGCCGTCGCCGCGCTTTTGCCGCTCGATGCCAAGGAAGCCGAAGCGCCCATCGGCGACGTCATTGAAGGGGAGGCGTGA
- the panB gene encoding 3-methyl-2-oxobutanoate hydroxymethyltransferase, producing the protein MSVHTAKRRLAPADIKALKGERPIVSLTAYTTPVAKLMDPHVDFMLVGDSLGMVLYGLDSTVGVTVEMMIAHGQAVMRGSSNACVVIDLPFGSYQQSKEQAFATAARVLKETGCSAVKLEGGAEMAETVHFLTQRGIPVLGHVGLMPQLINTTGGYRSLGRNDKEVEKIRKDAAAIDEAGAFAIVIEGTVEPLAREITGNVKVPTIGIGASPACDGQVLVVDDVLGIFTDFKPRFVKHFANIAPIMSEAFATYAEEVKARSFPGPEHTFQLKKS; encoded by the coding sequence ATGAGCGTACACACCGCCAAGCGTCGTCTGGCTCCCGCCGACATCAAGGCCCTCAAGGGTGAGCGTCCCATCGTCAGCCTGACCGCCTATACGACGCCGGTCGCCAAGCTCATGGACCCGCATGTCGATTTCATGCTGGTCGGCGACAGCCTCGGCATGGTGCTCTACGGTCTCGATTCCACCGTGGGTGTGACTGTCGAGATGATGATCGCCCATGGCCAGGCCGTCATGCGCGGCTCGTCCAACGCCTGCGTCGTCATCGACCTGCCGTTCGGCTCCTACCAGCAGTCCAAGGAGCAGGCCTTCGCGACGGCCGCCCGGGTGCTGAAGGAAACCGGCTGTTCGGCCGTCAAGCTGGAGGGCGGGGCGGAGATGGCCGAGACGGTGCATTTCCTCACCCAGCGCGGCATTCCGGTGCTTGGCCATGTCGGCCTGATGCCGCAGCTCATCAACACGACGGGCGGCTACCGCTCGCTCGGCCGCAACGACAAGGAAGTCGAGAAGATCCGCAAGGACGCGGCCGCCATCGATGAGGCCGGCGCCTTCGCCATCGTCATCGAGGGCACGGTCGAGCCGCTGGCGCGCGAGATCACCGGCAACGTCAAGGTCCCGACCATCGGCATCGGCGCCTCGCCGGCCTGCGACGGGCAGGTGCTGGTGGTGGATGACGTGCTCGGCATCTTCACGGATTTCAAGCCCCGCTTCGTCAAGCACTTCGCCAATATCGCGCCCATCATGAGCGAGGCGTTCGCGACCTATGCGGAAGAGGTGAAGGCCCGCAGCTTCCCCGGGCCGGAGCATACGTTCCAGCTCAAGAAGAGCTGA
- the panC gene encoding pantoate--beta-alanine ligase: MQTFTTIADLRAALAPHRLDGRTIGLVPTMGYLHVGHMELARRALADNDIVVATIFVNPLQFGANEDLARYPRDLARDQAMLEAAGVHYLFAPGVEDMYPRPMETVVDVPKLGVELEGSVRPGHFAGVATVVTKLFNIAGPDRAYFGEKDFQQLTIIRRMVLDLAQPIEVIGVPTVREVDGLACSSRNVYLSAEERAAAAIVPRALEEAERLIAVGETDARALEEGVAAFIRSEPLARPEVVAVRDPETLAEIDTVGARPVLLLLFVRFGGTKLLDNRVLGPQNAKKVA, translated from the coding sequence ATGCAGACCTTCACCACCATCGCGGATTTGCGCGCGGCTCTCGCGCCGCACAGGCTGGACGGTCGCACGATCGGCCTCGTTCCCACCATGGGCTATCTTCATGTCGGCCATATGGAGCTTGCCCGCAGGGCGCTCGCCGACAACGACATCGTCGTCGCCACCATCTTCGTCAATCCGCTGCAGTTCGGCGCCAACGAGGATCTTGCGCGCTATCCGCGCGACCTTGCCCGCGATCAGGCGATGCTGGAGGCGGCGGGCGTGCACTATCTCTTCGCGCCCGGCGTCGAGGACATGTATCCGCGGCCGATGGAAACGGTGGTCGACGTGCCGAAGCTCGGCGTGGAGCTGGAAGGCTCGGTGCGTCCCGGCCATTTCGCCGGCGTGGCGACCGTCGTCACCAAGCTCTTCAACATTGCCGGTCCCGACCGCGCCTATTTCGGCGAGAAGGATTTCCAGCAGCTCACCATTATCCGCCGCATGGTCCTCGATCTCGCCCAGCCCATAGAGGTGATCGGCGTGCCGACCGTGCGCGAGGTGGACGGACTGGCTTGCTCGTCGCGCAATGTCTATCTCTCCGCCGAGGAACGCGCCGCCGCCGCCATCGTGCCGCGCGCGCTGGAAGAGGCCGAGCGGCTGATCGCGGTGGGCGAGACGGATGCGCGCGCGCTGGAGGAAGGTGTTGCCGCCTTCATCCGCTCCGAGCCGCTGGCGAGGCCGGAAGTGGTCGCCGTGCGCGATCCCGAAACGCTGGCCGAAATCGACACGGTCGGCGCCCGGCCGGTTCTTTTGTTGCTTTTCGTGCGCTTTGGGGGCACGAAGCTCCTCGATAACAGGGTTCTTGGCCCGCAAAATGCAAAAAAGGTAGCGTGA
- a CDS encoding DEAD/DEAH box helicase, with protein MTSFESLAPAMAKALEKRGYTTLTPVQIAVSDPRIGDADALVSAQTGSGKTVAFGLALAPTLLEGEDRFDRAGSPLALVIAPTRELAMQVKRELEWLYEMTGAVIASCVGGMDVRTERRALERGAHIIVGTPGRLRDHITRGNLDLSDIRAVVLDEADEMLDLGFREDLEFILEAAPEDRRTLMFSATVPKEIAALAKNYQRDAMRISTAAEKEQHVDIDYRALLTAPADRENAIINTLRFYDAQNAIVFCSTRAAVNHLTARFNNRGFSVVALSGELSQNERTHALQAMRDGRARVCIATDVAARGIDLPNLELVVHADLPTNPDTLLHRSGRTGRAGRKGVSALIVPLNARRKAERLLQIANLKANWATPPSAEEILRRDDERLLADPLLSDKVTEDEEATVEALVEKFDARQLAAAVTRFFKAGRSAPEDLMEVSLEQRKPRERSNDAIPAETKRPRDSFASSVWVSISVGRKQRAEPRWLIPMLCRNGNITKNEIGAIKMQPEETFVELSADASDGFLGALGPNSMLERGIRVTVLEGMPDLTPQFYERTPGEKTPRYDRPERRADWKPKGEFEKKGGYDKKPRFEKKRDFDKPEGASAKPHWKDRDNKGDFNKGEGDKKPRFEKKRDFDKPEGVSAKPHWKDREDGGKKPAKPFAGAKPFKGKRDEKFAKPEGAARKPKGKKPERD; from the coding sequence ATGACGAGTTTCGAAAGCCTCGCTCCGGCGATGGCAAAGGCGTTGGAAAAACGCGGCTATACCACATTGACGCCGGTGCAGATCGCCGTCTCCGACCCCAGGATCGGCGATGCCGACGCGCTGGTCTCCGCGCAGACCGGCTCCGGCAAGACCGTGGCCTTCGGCCTGGCGCTCGCCCCGACGCTGCTGGAAGGCGAAGACCGCTTCGACCGCGCCGGCAGCCCGCTCGCCCTCGTCATCGCCCCGACGCGCGAACTTGCCATGCAGGTCAAGCGCGAGCTGGAATGGCTCTATGAGATGACCGGCGCCGTGATCGCCTCCTGCGTCGGCGGCATGGATGTGCGCACGGAACGGCGCGCGCTTGAGCGCGGTGCGCATATCATCGTCGGCACGCCCGGCCGCCTGCGCGACCACATCACCCGGGGCAATCTCGACCTTTCCGACATCCGCGCCGTCGTTCTCGACGAAGCCGACGAGATGCTGGACCTCGGCTTCCGCGAAGACCTCGAATTCATCCTGGAAGCCGCGCCGGAAGACCGCCGGACACTGATGTTCTCGGCCACCGTGCCGAAGGAGATCGCCGCGCTCGCCAAGAACTACCAGCGCGACGCGATGCGCATCTCGACCGCCGCCGAGAAGGAGCAGCACGTCGACATCGACTATCGCGCCCTGCTCACCGCTCCCGCCGACCGCGAGAACGCCATCATCAACACGCTGCGCTTCTACGACGCGCAGAACGCCATCGTCTTCTGTTCGACGCGTGCAGCCGTGAACCACCTGACGGCCCGTTTCAACAACCGCGGCTTCTCCGTCGTCGCCCTTTCCGGCGAACTCAGCCAGAACGAGCGCACCCATGCCCTTCAGGCCATGCGCGACGGCCGCGCCCGCGTCTGCATCGCCACCGACGTCGCCGCCCGCGGCATCGACCTGCCGAACCTTGAGCTGGTCGTGCATGCCGACCTGCCCACCAATCCCGATACGCTGCTGCATCGTTCGGGCCGCACCGGCCGCGCCGGCCGCAAGGGCGTCAGCGCCCTGATCGTGCCGCTCAACGCCCGCCGCAAGGCCGAGCGCCTGCTCCAGATCGCAAACCTCAAGGCGAACTGGGCGACCCCGCCGTCGGCCGAGGAAATCCTGCGCCGCGACGACGAGCGCCTGCTCGCCGATCCGCTGCTTTCCGACAAGGTCACCGAGGACGAGGAAGCGACCGTCGAGGCGCTGGTCGAAAAGTTCGACGCCCGCCAGCTCGCCGCTGCCGTCACCCGCTTCTTCAAGGCCGGCCGCTCTGCGCCGGAAGACCTGATGGAAGTCTCGCTCGAGCAGCGCAAGCCGCGCGAGCGCAGCAACGACGCCATTCCGGCCGAAACCAAGCGCCCGCGCGACAGCTTCGCCTCCAGCGTCTGGGTCTCCATCTCCGTCGGCCGCAAGCAGCGCGCCGAGCCGCGCTGGCTGATCCCCATGCTCTGCCGCAACGGCAACATCACCAAGAACGAGATCGGCGCGATCAAGATGCAGCCGGAGGAGACCTTCGTGGAACTCTCCGCCGATGCGTCGGACGGTTTCCTCGGCGCGCTCGGGCCGAACAGCATGCTGGAGCGCGGCATCCGCGTGACCGTGCTGGAAGGCATGCCCGACCTCACTCCGCAGTTCTACGAGCGCACGCCCGGCGAGAAGACACCGCGCTACGACCGTCCGGAGCGCCGCGCCGACTGGAAGCCGAAGGGCGAATTCGAGAAGAAGGGTGGCTATGACAAGAAGCCCCGCTTCGAGAAGAAGCGCGACTTCGACAAGCCGGAAGGCGCCAGCGCCAAGCCGCATTGGAAGGACCGCGACAACAAGGGCGACTTCAACAAGGGCGAAGGCGACAAGAAGCCCCGTTTCGAGAAGAAGCGCGATTTCGACAAGCCGGAAGGCGTGAGCGCCAAGCCGCACTGGAAGGATCGCGAAGACGGCGGCAAGAAGCCCGCAAAGCCCTTCGCCGGCGCAAAGCCCTTCAAGGGCAAGCGCGACGAGAAATTCGCCAAGCCCGAAGGCGCGGCCCGCAAGCCCAAGGGCAAGAAGCCGGAACGCGACTGA
- the ligA gene encoding NAD-dependent DNA ligase LigA — protein MANAKTPVEILTEEEAAAELAFLAAEIARNDELYHGQDAPEISDADYDALKRRNEEIEARFPALVRDDSPSRRIGSAPLPTFAPITHSRPMLSLDNTFSDEDVRDFVASVYRFLGRLPDDSIAFTAEPKIDGLSMSIRYENGRLVSAATRGDGTTGENVTANVLTIAEIPSRLPSGAPAVVEVRGEVYMAKSDFLALNEKMAAEGKQTYVNPRNTAAGSLRQLDASVTASRKLRFFAYAWGEMSEMPADTQFGMIGVLKGWGFPVNPMTQRLSRVEDIIAHYREIGLARPDLDYDIDGVVYKVDELALQERLGFRSRSPRWATAHKFPAEQAFTTVEKIDIQVGRTGALTPVARLTPVTVGGVVVTNATLHNADYIEGIGNNGERIREEEHDIRIGDTVIVQRAGDVIPQVLDVVMEKRPADAVSYEFPKTCPVCGSHAVRERNEKTGRLDSVTRCTGGFVCRAQAVEHLKHFVSRNAFDIEGLGSKQIDFFFEAEDASLTIRTAPDIFTLEKRQAASLTRLENIDGFGKVSVRKLYDAIDARRSIALNRFIYALGIRHVGETNAKLLARAYGTYAAFEEGMKASAPLSGEAWAELNNIDGIGEVVARAMVEFYKEPRNLDVIGRLLEEVTPQAAEAVVVSSSPVAGKTVVFTGSLEKMTRDEAKAMAERLGAKVAGSVSKKTDLVVAGPGAGSKLDKAREFSVEVIDEDGWFELIKGS, from the coding sequence ATGGCGAACGCGAAAACCCCCGTCGAAATCCTGACCGAAGAAGAGGCCGCGGCCGAGCTTGCTTTCCTGGCGGCGGAGATCGCGCGCAACGACGAGCTTTACCATGGCCAGGACGCGCCCGAGATTTCGGATGCCGACTACGATGCCCTGAAGCGCCGCAACGAGGAGATCGAGGCGCGCTTTCCCGCGCTGGTGCGCGACGACAGCCCGTCGCGCCGCATCGGCTCCGCGCCGCTGCCGACTTTCGCGCCGATCACCCATTCCCGGCCGATGCTGTCGCTCGACAACACGTTTTCCGACGAGGACGTGCGCGACTTCGTTGCCTCCGTCTACCGCTTCCTCGGCCGCCTGCCGGACGATTCCATTGCCTTCACCGCCGAGCCGAAGATCGACGGCCTTTCCATGTCGATCCGCTACGAGAATGGCCGCCTCGTCAGCGCCGCAACGCGCGGCGACGGCACGACGGGCGAGAATGTCACCGCGAACGTCTTGACCATCGCCGAAATCCCGAGCCGGCTGCCTTCCGGCGCGCCGGCCGTCGTGGAAGTGCGCGGCGAGGTCTATATGGCCAAGAGCGACTTCCTCGCCCTCAACGAGAAGATGGCGGCGGAAGGTAAGCAGACTTACGTCAACCCGCGCAACACGGCGGCCGGCTCGCTGCGCCAGCTCGACGCCTCGGTGACGGCGAGCCGCAAGCTGCGCTTCTTTGCCTATGCCTGGGGCGAAATGTCGGAGATGCCGGCCGATACGCAGTTCGGCATGATCGGGGTGCTGAAAGGCTGGGGTTTCCCCGTCAACCCGATGACGCAGCGGCTTTCGCGCGTCGAGGACATCATCGCGCATTACCGCGAGATCGGCCTTGCCCGGCCGGATCTCGACTACGATATCGACGGCGTCGTCTACAAGGTGGACGAACTGGCGCTTCAGGAGCGCCTCGGCTTCCGTTCCCGCTCGCCGCGCTGGGCGACGGCGCATAAGTTCCCGGCCGAGCAGGCCTTCACGACGGTCGAGAAGATCGACATCCAGGTCGGCCGCACCGGCGCGCTGACGCCCGTCGCGCGGCTGACGCCCGTCACGGTCGGCGGCGTGGTCGTCACCAATGCGACCCTGCACAATGCCGATTACATCGAAGGCATCGGCAATAACGGCGAGCGTATCCGCGAAGAGGAACACGATATCCGCATCGGCGATACCGTGATCGTGCAGCGCGCGGGCGACGTGATCCCGCAGGTGCTCGATGTCGTGATGGAGAAGCGGCCGGCGGACGCGGTGTCCTACGAATTCCCGAAGACCTGCCCGGTCTGCGGCAGTCATGCCGTGCGCGAGCGCAACGAGAAGACGGGCCGGCTCGATTCCGTGACCCGCTGCACCGGCGGCTTCGTCTGCCGCGCGCAGGCGGTGGAGCACCTCAAGCATTTCGTCTCGCGCAATGCTTTTGATATCGAAGGGCTTGGCTCCAAGCAGATCGATTTCTTCTTCGAGGCGGAAGACGCGTCCCTCACGATCCGCACCGCGCCCGATATCTTCACGCTGGAGAAGCGGCAGGCGGCTTCCCTGACCCGGCTGGAGAATATCGATGGCTTCGGCAAGGTGAGCGTGCGCAAGCTCTACGACGCCATCGACGCCCGCCGTTCCATCGCGCTCAACCGCTTCATCTATGCGCTCGGCATCCGCCATGTCGGCGAGACCAATGCGAAGCTGCTGGCGCGCGCCTACGGCACCTATGCCGCCTTCGAGGAAGGGATGAAGGCATCCGCCCCGCTTTCCGGCGAGGCATGGGCCGAGCTGAACAATATCGACGGCATCGGCGAGGTCGTCGCCCGCGCCATGGTTGAGTTCTACAAGGAGCCGCGCAATCTCGATGTCATCGGCCGGTTGCTGGAGGAGGTGACGCCGCAGGCCGCCGAGGCGGTCGTCGTATCGTCCAGCCCCGTCGCGGGCAAGACGGTGGTCTTCACCGGATCGCTGGAGAAGATGACGCGCGATGAGGCCAAGGCCATGGCCGAGCGGCTGGGCGCGAAGGTGGCGGGTTCGGTGTCGAAGAAGACCGATCTCGTCGTTGCCGGTCCCGGCGCAGGCTCCAAGCTCGACAAGGCGCGCGAATTCAGCGTCGAGGTGATCGACGAGGACGGCTGGTTCGAGCTGATCAAGGGATCGTGA